The proteins below are encoded in one region of Streptomyces sp. NBC_00490:
- a CDS encoding BTAD domain-containing putative transcriptional regulator, whose amino-acid sequence MPRRRTSSSSSSTGSSTGSPSTPRNRTPQAVRIRRRSFGDFVKAFFAFVALLVLVVGVPGALAVSVGWPLPHGVPELEWLQKPITTGTFLNILTVIVWLAWAQFTACVLVEIKAAVSGIGVPGRVPGSGPSQLLARQLVAALLLVGATAASLTPGLSQLGHDMEGNQRGTVAAAQQTPGGGLFAQQQEQAASTAAALAEQAAGAAAHADAGGSASKADDTKYYRIQPPEGRHHDSLWEIAERHLGDGRRYKEIFDLNKDRVQPDGSKLSEASLIRPGWIMEMPGDARGGDLVEMPEASGGSAAQQQIHDYGKSGDHAQGGGAQQGGGAQQGGGTGHASLPEQRPAPDQQTDRQTGHQEQHQQHATSTNAASDAFGLPQALVGAPLLAAGLLGALGRRRRQALWQSAFGAVGGRRGMEPPTPTGDAADAQDALLVGADPEGVRLLDRSLRGLAASLAAESRPLPTVYATWLSGNGDLHLQLAQPSGNPPAPWQLGQDQTFWMLARADAERYEDLDAAAPYPGLVSLGTLDDSRLLLNLESVPGIVSLSGSEADRAAVFASVAAELATNGWSDRMTITLVGFGEDLTPLAPNRLRHLEGIADLVETMEAETRQRRGALGAAGHDSVLTGRTGPAQHTRWAPHLVLLAAEPSADDAMKLAELAADAGRLGIGYLVGTESGDLPGAAWEMEITGEGKLLAPLLGLELDAQLLPVPLQRAVVELFIESDPEREPQGPATAPPFLVDVSEQGRPAVYARLVGPYEIIGLDTPDGDRSALLHEALALLLLHREGVHPRVLSSALWPRGVTDDVREALLERLRAWLGTDPDGSPRLRTDSTGRLTLAKTVVSDLDVLRSLYHEATQGRGVDSRVVRGRLLTDALVLVRGPLLADRPEGRYRWLTHEIIDAQLPLLVADIGLALSEFHLVKDRAEKAIEALGAALNSAPGDERLWHELLRATHATGDTDRLQALAADLITRSGARGLPPRTEALLDELLPTWRDGVAAVG is encoded by the coding sequence ATGCCGCGACGCCGCACTTCCAGCTCGTCAAGCTCGACGGGAAGCTCGACGGGCAGCCCGAGTACCCCGAGGAACCGGACCCCGCAGGCCGTGCGGATCCGGCGGCGTTCGTTCGGGGACTTCGTCAAGGCGTTCTTCGCGTTCGTCGCGCTGCTGGTGCTGGTCGTGGGAGTGCCGGGCGCGCTGGCCGTGTCCGTCGGGTGGCCGCTGCCTCACGGGGTGCCTGAGCTGGAGTGGCTCCAGAAGCCCATCACCACCGGCACCTTCCTGAACATCCTCACGGTCATCGTGTGGCTCGCCTGGGCCCAGTTCACCGCCTGTGTGCTCGTCGAGATAAAGGCCGCCGTCTCCGGCATCGGCGTCCCCGGCCGCGTTCCCGGCTCCGGCCCCAGCCAGCTCCTCGCCCGGCAGCTCGTCGCCGCCCTCCTGCTCGTCGGCGCCACCGCCGCCAGCCTCACCCCGGGGCTGTCCCAGCTCGGGCACGACATGGAGGGGAACCAGCGGGGCACCGTCGCCGCCGCACAGCAGACCCCCGGCGGCGGCCTCTTCGCCCAGCAGCAGGAGCAGGCCGCGAGCACTGCCGCCGCCCTCGCCGAGCAGGCCGCCGGCGCCGCCGCGCACGCCGACGCCGGGGGCAGCGCGTCCAAGGCCGACGACACGAAGTACTACCGGATCCAGCCGCCCGAGGGCCGTCACCACGACTCCCTCTGGGAGATCGCCGAACGGCACCTCGGTGACGGACGCCGGTACAAGGAGATCTTCGATCTCAACAAGGACCGGGTGCAGCCGGACGGTTCCAAGCTGTCCGAGGCCAGCCTCATCAGGCCCGGCTGGATCATGGAGATGCCGGGCGACGCCCGGGGCGGGGACCTCGTCGAGATGCCCGAGGCGTCCGGAGGCTCCGCCGCCCAGCAGCAGATCCACGACTACGGCAAGAGCGGCGACCACGCCCAGGGCGGCGGCGCACAGCAAGGCGGCGGAGCCCAGCAGGGCGGCGGCACCGGCCACGCCTCCCTCCCGGAGCAGCGCCCCGCCCCCGACCAGCAGACCGACCGGCAGACCGGCCACCAGGAGCAGCACCAGCAGCACGCCACCTCCACGAACGCCGCCTCCGACGCCTTCGGCCTCCCGCAGGCCCTCGTCGGCGCCCCCCTCCTCGCCGCCGGACTCCTCGGCGCCCTCGGGCGTCGCCGCCGGCAGGCCCTGTGGCAGTCGGCCTTCGGTGCCGTCGGCGGCCGGCGCGGCATGGAGCCGCCCACGCCGACCGGGGACGCCGCCGACGCGCAGGACGCCCTGCTCGTGGGCGCCGACCCCGAAGGCGTACGACTGCTGGACCGCTCCCTGCGCGGGCTCGCCGCCTCCCTCGCCGCCGAATCGCGCCCCCTGCCCACCGTCTACGCGACCTGGCTCAGCGGCAACGGCGACCTCCACCTCCAGCTCGCCCAGCCGTCCGGAAACCCGCCGGCCCCCTGGCAGCTCGGCCAGGACCAGACGTTCTGGATGCTCGCGCGCGCCGACGCCGAGCGGTACGAGGACCTCGACGCGGCCGCCCCCTACCCCGGCCTCGTCAGCCTCGGCACCCTGGACGACTCCCGGCTGCTGCTCAACCTGGAGTCGGTGCCCGGCATCGTGTCGCTGAGCGGCAGCGAGGCCGACCGTGCCGCCGTCTTCGCCTCCGTCGCCGCCGAACTGGCCACCAACGGCTGGTCGGACCGCATGACCATCACCCTCGTCGGCTTCGGCGAGGACCTCACGCCCCTCGCGCCCAACCGGCTGCGGCACCTCGAAGGCATCGCCGACCTCGTCGAGACCATGGAGGCCGAGACCCGGCAGCGGCGCGGCGCGCTGGGCGCCGCCGGACACGACTCGGTCCTCACCGGGCGTACCGGCCCCGCCCAGCACACCCGTTGGGCCCCGCACCTCGTCCTCCTCGCCGCCGAGCCCTCCGCCGACGACGCGATGAAGCTCGCCGAACTCGCCGCGGACGCCGGCCGGCTCGGCATCGGCTACCTCGTCGGCACCGAGAGCGGCGATCTGCCCGGCGCCGCCTGGGAGATGGAGATCACCGGCGAGGGCAAGCTCCTCGCCCCGCTGCTCGGCCTCGAACTCGACGCCCAGCTCCTGCCCGTCCCCCTCCAGCGCGCGGTCGTCGAACTGTTCATCGAGTCCGACCCGGAGCGCGAACCGCAGGGACCGGCCACCGCACCCCCGTTCCTCGTCGACGTCAGCGAGCAGGGACGGCCCGCGGTGTACGCGCGGCTCGTCGGACCGTACGAGATCATCGGCCTCGACACCCCCGACGGCGACCGCAGTGCCCTGCTCCACGAGGCGCTCGCCCTGCTGCTCCTGCACCGCGAGGGTGTCCACCCGCGCGTGCTGTCCTCCGCGCTGTGGCCGCGCGGCGTCACGGACGACGTACGAGAAGCCCTCCTCGAACGGCTCCGGGCCTGGCTCGGCACCGACCCCGACGGCTCGCCGCGTCTCAGGACCGACAGCACCGGGCGGCTCACGCTCGCCAAGACCGTCGTCTCCGACCTCGACGTCCTGCGCTCCCTCTACCACGAGGCCACGCAGGGCCGCGGCGTCGACAGCCGCGTCGTGCGCGGCCGGCTGCTCACCGACGCGCTCGTCCTGGTGCGCGGCCCGCTCCTCGCCGACCGGCCCGAGGGGCGCTACCGCTGGCTCACCCACGAGATCATCGACGCCCAACTCCCGCTCCTCGTCGCGGACATCGGCCTCGCGCTGTCCGAGTTCCACCTGGTCAAGGACCGCGCGGAGAAGGCCATCGAGGCGCTCGGCGCCGCCCTCAACTCCGCGCCCGGCGACGAGCGCCTCTGGCACGAACTGCTCCGCGCCACCCACGCCACCGGTGACACCGACCGGCTCCAGGCCCTCGCCGCCGACCTCATCACCCGCAGCGGCGCCCGTGGCCTGCCGCCGCGCACCGAGGCCCTGCTCGACGAGCTCCTGCCGACGTGGCGCGATGGCGTCGCGGCCGTGGGATGA
- a CDS encoding prepilin peptidase: MTTFLVIAAALWGAAAGAFLPKPAYRFSVPSEEEWRTTCPREHPLGGWIGWARCQQCEQREQSYGPPVALLSALTALGCAALAAATGTRPEIAVWLLLAPVGVLLAVVDLRVQRLPDVLTLPLAGAALALLGAVSFVPEHTGDWLTALLAALALGGGYFVLFLINPAGMGFGDVKLALGAGAVLGWYGWPTVMLGTFAGFLLGALYSGALVVARKAGRKTSIPFGPFLIMGAFVGVLIGAYAA, translated from the coding sequence ATGACGACCTTCCTCGTGATCGCCGCCGCGCTGTGGGGCGCGGCGGCGGGTGCGTTTCTGCCGAAACCCGCCTATCGGTTCTCCGTCCCGTCGGAGGAGGAGTGGCGGACCACCTGCCCGCGTGAGCATCCCCTCGGGGGGTGGATCGGATGGGCGCGCTGCCAGCAGTGCGAACAGCGTGAACAGTCCTACGGCCCTCCCGTGGCCCTGCTCTCCGCCCTCACCGCCCTCGGCTGCGCCGCCCTCGCCGCCGCGACCGGCACCCGGCCCGAGATCGCCGTCTGGCTGCTGCTCGCCCCGGTCGGCGTACTGCTGGCCGTGGTCGACCTGCGGGTGCAGCGGCTGCCCGACGTCCTGACCCTGCCGCTCGCGGGCGCCGCCCTCGCGCTGCTGGGCGCGGTGTCGTTCGTGCCCGAGCACACCGGGGACTGGCTGACAGCGCTCCTGGCCGCCCTCGCGCTCGGCGGCGGCTACTTCGTGCTGTTCCTGATCAACCCCGCCGGCATGGGCTTCGGCGATGTGAAGCTCGCGCTCGGGGCAGGGGCGGTGCTGGGCTGGTACGGCTGGCCGACGGTCATGCTGGGGACCTTCGCCGGGTTCCTGCTGGGGGCGCTGTACAGCGGCGCGCTGGTCGTCGCGCGGAAGGCGGGGCGCAAGACGTCGATCCCGTTCGGACCGTTCCTGATCATGGGGGCGTTCGTCGGGGTGCTGATCGGCGCGTACGCGGCCTGA
- a CDS encoding barstar family protein produces MTDFDITGTSEPWVLFVPQGDVEVRRQLAHLEAKGGHVHRFDSRDLVTERGIYAAFAEVLQFHGYFGWNWDAMVDCLDDLCGAVTGGVGIAAVIDEADRLLEVEHFPLFVSVLCQGADRANSAVDLDGFPLDRPAIAEHFVLEFREFDAEKIARLVSQPDLTVTTGDGFVGAALNPDEWH; encoded by the coding sequence ATGACCGATTTCGATATCACAGGGACTTCGGAGCCTTGGGTCCTCTTCGTTCCCCAGGGAGATGTTGAGGTCCGTCGGCAGCTGGCACATCTGGAGGCGAAGGGCGGGCATGTCCATCGCTTCGATTCCCGCGATCTGGTGACTGAGCGCGGGATCTATGCCGCCTTCGCCGAAGTGTTGCAGTTCCACGGCTACTTCGGCTGGAACTGGGACGCGATGGTGGACTGCCTGGACGACCTGTGCGGCGCGGTGACCGGCGGAGTAGGGATCGCCGCCGTCATCGATGAGGCGGACCGGCTGCTGGAGGTGGAACACTTCCCACTGTTCGTATCGGTCCTCTGCCAAGGAGCCGACCGCGCGAACTCAGCGGTCGACCTGGATGGATTCCCCTTGGACAGACCCGCCATCGCCGAACATTTCGTTCTCGAGTTCCGCGAGTTCGATGCGGAGAAGATCGCCCGCCTGGTGAGCCAGCCGGACCTGACAGTCACCACGGGAGACGGATTTGTGGGGGCGGCACTCAACCCCGACGAATGGCATTGA